From Arachis stenosperma cultivar V10309 chromosome 2, arast.V10309.gnm1.PFL2, whole genome shotgun sequence, one genomic window encodes:
- the LOC130961408 gene encoding pyruvate dehydrogenase E1 component subunit alpha-3, chloroplastic-like, giving the protein MSLSATKFVHPITTPPSTRSSDKPLFSTFFGSNHTKLRFNKPIVVAQRRSSSAASTSSPVVAVSDVVKEKKLKSASNLLITKEEGLVIYEDMILGRFFEDMCAQMYYRGKMFGFVHLYNGQEAVSTGFIKFLKKEDYVVSTYRDHVHALSKGVPAREVMSELFGKATGCCRGQGGSMHMFSKQYNLLGGFAFIGEGIPVATGAAFSSKYRREVLKEPGADEVTLAFFGDGTCNNGQFYECLNMAALWKLPIVFVVENNLWAIGMSHLRATSDPQIWKKGPAFGMPGIHVDGMDVLKVREVAKEAIERARRGEGPTLVECETYRFRGHSLADPDELRDPAEKAHYAGRDPITALKKYLFDNKLASEQELKAIDKKIEELLDDAVEFADESPLPPRSQLLENVFADPKGFGIGPDGKYRCEDPKFTQGTAHV; this is encoded by the exons ATGTCTTTGTCTGCAACCAAGTTCGTGCACCCCATCACAACTCCTCCCTCTACCAGATCCAGTGACAAGCCTCTCTTTTCCACTTTCTTTGGATCCAATCATACCAAGCTTCGCTTCAATAAACCTATTGTAGTTGCTCAACGCCGTTCTTCATCGGCAGCATCTACGTCTTCGCCTGTTGTTGCTGTCTCCGATGTTGTCAAGGAGAAGAAGCTCAAATCAGCCTCCAATCTG CTAATTACTAAAGAGGAAGGCTTGGTGATCTATGAAGACATGATATTAGGTAGGTTCTTTGAAGATATGTGTGCCCAGATGTATTATAGGGGCAAGATGTTTGGTTTTGTTCACTTGTACAATGGCCAAGAAGCTGTGTCAACTGGATTCATCAAGTTTCTTAAGAAGGAAGATTATGTGGTGAGTACGTACAGGGACCATGTTCATGCCCTTAGTAAGGGGGTCCCGGCTCGTGAAGTGATGAGTGAACTCTTTGGGAAGGCAACCGGTTGCTGCCGAGGTCAGGGTGGTTCGATGCATATGTTCTCAAAACAGTACAATTTGCTCGGTGGGTTTGCGTTCATTGGTGAAGGAATTCCAGTGGCCACTGGGGCAGCCTTCTCCAGTAAGTACAGAAGGGAGGTGTTGAAAGAGCCAGGTGCTGATGAGGTGACATTGGCATTTTTCGGAGATGGGACTTGTAACAATGGACAGTTCTATGAATGCCTTAACATGGCAGCTTTATGGAAATTGCCAATTGTGTTTGTGGTGGAAAACAATTTGTGGGCTATTGGTATGTCACACCTCAGGGCAACTTCTGATCCGCAGATATGGAAGAAGGGACCGGCGTTTGGAATGCCCGGGATCCATGTCGATGGGATGGATGTCTTGAAGGTCAGAGAGGTCGCAAAGGAGGCAATTGAAAGAGCTAGAAGAGGAGAGGGACCTACTTTAGTGGAATGTGAGACTTATAGATTTAGAGGACATTCGTTGGCTGATCCTGATGAGCTTCGTGACCCTG CTGAGAAGGCACACTATGCAGGCAGGGATCCCATCACAGCACTGAAGAAATATCTTTTTGACAACAAGTTAGCCTCTGAACAAGAATTGAAGGCCATAGACAAGAAAATCGAGGAGCTACTTGACGATGCAGTCGAGTTTGCCGATGAGAGCCCTCTCCCTCCCCGCAGCCAGCTTCTGGAGAATGTATTTGCCGATCCAAAAGGTTTTGGAATTGGACCGGATGGAAAGTATAGATGCGAGGATCCAAAATTCACCCAAGGCACTGCTCATGTCTAA
- the LOC130960279 gene encoding probable RNA-binding protein ARP1, whose amino-acid sequence RKKLFQMVDCNNNTRKHNDSSSNKIFVGGLAWETQKETLRRYFEQFGDIIEAVVITDKNTGRSKGYGFVTFKDPEAAKKACQNPSPIIDGRRANCNIASTAANKKHSSQTPQHERFKPMAGILASPSHHHFVPSSTFFHQPNEQFRIPYPTYRYNGYSQETMVPMNCYAIYGGQQFSPYCPSNNGAIGPLGFIPNIYPLNAQYAHRYHSHQGHGFRVQYPQMMQIPVLPPRRPYGSPGILTFPPSMPTPPITNSVTRTATKKTEVATRKGASASRPKRTSSI is encoded by the exons agaaaaaaattattccaGATGGTGGATTGTAACAACAATACAAGGAAACACAATGATTCAAGTTCTAACAAAATATTTGTTGGAGGGTTGGCTTGGGAGACTCAAAAGGAGACACTGAGAAGATATTTTGAGCAATTTGGAGATATTATAGAGGCTGTTGTCATAACAGACAAGAACACTGGAAGGTCCAAGGGTTATGGCTTT GTCACATTCAAGGATCCAGAGGCAGCAAAGAAAGCATGCCAAAATCCATCTCCAATAATTGATGGGAGAAGGGCAAATTGTAATATTGCATCAACTGCTGCAAACAAGAAACACTCATCACAAACTCCTCAACATG AAAGGTTTAAACCAATGGCTGGAATATTGGCTTCAccttctcatcatcattttGTTCCTTCATCAACATTTTTCCATCAACCTAATGAACAATTCAGAATTCCTTATCCAACTTATAg ATATAATGGATACTCACAAGAAACAATGGTCCCTATG AATTGTTATGCTATTTATGGAGGTCAACAATTCTCACCTTACTGCCCTTCCAATAATGGGGCAATAGGGCCATTAGGGTTTATCCCTAATATTTACCCTTTGAATGCTCAATATGCACATAGATATCATAGTCATCAAGGTCATGGTTTTAGGGTTCAATATCCACAAATGATGCAAATTCCAGTTTTACCCCCTAGAAGACCATATGGCTCACCTGGTATCTTGACTTTTCCTCCTTCAATGCCAACACCACCAATTACTAATTCAg TGACAAGAACTGCTACTAAAAAAACAGAAGTGGCAACAAGAAAAGGTGCAAGTGCTTCAAGACCCAAAAGAACTTCTTCTATCTAA
- the LOC130960933 gene encoding uncharacterized protein LOC130960933 yields the protein MELDIHSFLPSDEEDDTADHHRRTVDDILNDCSSSSSSSPSPPSSPSTSSSKPFHPLQNSQTTLPIPQSHPHQYNSARPASFSRVKPHDPFSNRVTRPPPFSSLLGGVRSNAKPGAALAAAAAASRSVPTPHAAAIKSRRSLQKLAALGSGELSSSIGGIGDDSDVSSRSELGEGTSDRFEGFESGVVEKFDELERKVEDFRDHSESSGGVGVVDAEVDGGANIGMENDSEKRDLDEVDNENDDSEKNVVSSAPFDHDDDDVDKENEKKIDATIITNVVVDDDLDVGEKGITEDGLKSEIIMVREEAVNDGTFVEESKNEVNDIVGDGDGDGDGDGDDGGSLVSDDVSELVEERLEEMESKRAAKIAEKKLESLKKPLELAEELEKKHASTGMHLEEGAAAQPMRLEGVRRGSTTLGYFDVDADNAVTRAISSQAFRREHGSAQVLAAHANYIAVGMAKGLIVVVPSKYSIHHADSIDGKMLMLGMQGDRTHAPVTSMSFNQQGDLLLAGYGDGHVTIWDVQKGVVAKVISGEHTSPVVHAFFLGQDPQNTRQFKAVTGDCKGLVLLHSISVVPLLNRFTIKTQCLLDGQKTGLVLSASPLLPDEYSGSASPYSQGSTTAAASSISSMMGGVVGGDAPWKLFNEGSSLVEEGVVVFVTHQTALVVRLSPTLQVYAQLSRPDGIREGSIPYTAWKYLAQTCSSAENTSADAVERVSLLAIAWERKVQVAKLIKSELKVYGKWSLDSAAIGLAWLDDQMLVVLTSTGQMYLCAKDGTVIHQTSFGVDGIGGDDLISYHTHFINIFGNPEKDYHNSVAVRGASIYILGPMHLVVSRLLPWKERILVLRKAGDWMGALNMAMTLYDGHAHGVVDLPRTLDAVHEAIMPFLLELLTSYVDEVFSYISVAFCNQIGKLDESSDSSSRSNSVHSEIKEQYTRVGGVAVEFCCHIKRTDILFDKIFSKFVDVNVQQRETFLELLEPYILKDMLGSLPPEIMQELVEHYSAKGWLQRVEQCVLHMDISSLDFNQVVRLCREHGLYSALVYLFNKGLNDYRAPLEELFEVLQNSQKDSAVALGYRMLVYLKYCFTGLAFPPGRGTIPPTRLQSLRKELVEFLLEDSNASKSQAKSNLVAKQPCLNVYLLLELDTEATLDVLRCAFDEDEISITASSSLNSVDQSIEEAKEENGVTEHQSTLVQNTVDALVKLIDMKSVSPDTTSSSGDDGLIKEWPLKDMGYLFEFIAYYVALQRAKISKNVLCQIFEYLTSEQYSATNVLVHGSTPKNREKQVLALLEILPDSDWDASYVLELCERAQYHQVCGFIHSIRHEYVAALDSYMKDFNEPVHAFSFINTMLSRLTNKDHATIRSDIISRIPELVELSRQGTFHMVISHFSDENSRIITELHSHPRSLFLYLKTLIELHLFGTLDLSNLRKGNLSNEKPVKDDSQVLSDYIENISNFPKYIRENPIHVPDDLIELYLELLCQYEGGSVLKFLEKFDSYRVEHCLRLCQQYGIIDAAAFLLERVGDVGSALVLTLSDLNDKFVEVDDAVEAVVSKRSLRGSSHTEVFNAVLRMKEVNDMLNLLRACIGLCQRNTPRLNPEEAEAHWFKLLDSFCEPFMDSNVEERAYERKHYFGMLDGPENSQPDNESYKSRWKISVSRNGHIMRKLLSQFIKEIVEGMIGFVHLPTIMSKLLSDNGTQEFGDFKFTILGMLGIYGFERRILDAAKSLIEDDTFYTMSLLKKGASHGYAPRTILCCICNGLLTKNSTSSGIRIFNCGHASHLHCEGLEIESSRKGSTSGCPVCMPSQKPQQSRNKSAIVDNGLISRFSTRRQPPHGSPIPPHENDLAENSYGHQQISRFEILNSLQKNERFIQIENLPQLRLAPPAVYHEKVNKVIDFHAGESSSSSSAVLEKQSRNNKQNRELRVKGSSIRFPLKSTIFGKEKNNKR from the exons ATGGAGCTCGACATCCACTCCTTCCTCCCTTCCGACGAAGAAGATGACACCGCCGATCACCACCGTCGCACCGTCGACGACATCCTCAACGACTgttcatcttcctcttcttcttctccctctcctccttcttcgccttccacttcttcttctaAACCCTTCCACCCGCTTCAAAATTCCCAAACTACCCTTCCGATCCCTCAATCTCATCCTCATCAGTATAATTCAGCAAGACCCGCTTCCTTCTCTCGGGTCAAACCTCATGACCCGTTTTCCAACCGAGTCACGCGCCCGCCGCCGTTTTCCTCGCTGCTGGGCGGTGTTAGGTCTAATGCCAAGCCTGGCGCCGCGCTGGCGGCGGCTGCGGCAGCTTCTAGATCCGTCCCGACGCCGCATGCCGCCGCGATTAAGTCACGAAGGAGTTTGCAGAAGCTTGCGGCGTTGGGAAGTGGGGAATTGAGTAGTTCGATCGGTGGAATTGGCGATGATTCTGATGTTTCTTCTAGAAGTGAGTTGGGAGAGGGGACTAGTGACAGATTCGAGGGGTTTGAATCTGGTGTGGTTGAGAAATTCGATGAGTTAGAAAGGAAAGTTGAGGATTTTAGGGATCATAGTGAGAGTAgtggtggtgttggtgttgTTGATGCTGAGGTTGATGGTGGTGCTAACATTGGGATGGAGAATGATTCTGAGAAGAGGGATTTAGATGAGGTTGACAATGAGAATGATGATTCTGAGAAGAATGTAGTTAGTTCTGCACCTTTTGaccatgatgatgatgatgttgataaAGAGAACGAGAAGAAAATTGATGCAACTATTATTACTAatgttgttgttgatgatgatCTTGATGTTGGTGAGAAGGGGATAACTGAGGACGGATTGAAGAGTGAGATCATTATGGTAAGAGAAGAGGCAGTGAATGATGGTACTTTTGTGGAAGAGAGTAAGAATGAGGTGAATGATATTGTaggtgatggtgatggtgatggtgatggtgatggtgatgatgGTGGTAGTTTGGTAAGTGATGATGTTAGTGAGTTGGTTGAGGAGAGGCTTGAGGAGATGGAAAGTAAAAGGGCTGCTAAGATAGCAGAGAAGAAACTAGAGTCTTTGAAGAAGCCGCTTGAATTGGCAGAAGAATTGGAGAAGAAGCATGCTTCCACTGGTATGCATTTGGAAGAGGGCGCTGCTGCGCAGCCTATGAGACTAGAGGGCGTTAGGAGGGGCTCCACAACACTTGGATATTTCGATGTTGATGCAGATAATGCTGTCACTAGGGCCATCTCGTCCCAAGCATTCAGGCGGGAACATGGTTCTGCACAAGTGTTGGCAGCTCATGCCAATTACATTGCAGTAGGAATGGCCAAGGGACTCATTGTTGTAGTGCCAAGCAAGTATTCCATTCATCATGCTGACAGCATTGATGGAAAG ATGTTGATGCTTGGTATGCAAGGTGATCGAACACATGCTCCTGTAACATCCATGTCTTTCAACCAGCAAGGAGACCTTCTTTTAGCTGGTTATGGGGATGGTCATGTCACAATTTGGGATGTACAGAAAGGTGTAGTGGCAAAAGTTATTAGTGGAGAGCATACATCACCGGTGGTACATGCATTTTTTCTTGGACAGGATCCTCAGAATACTCGTCAATTTAAAGCCGTCACTGGGGATTGTAAGGGTCTGGTTCTCTTACACAGTATCTCAGTGGTCCCTTTGCTTAATAGGTTCACCATTAAAACTCAG TGTCTTCTTGATGGGCAAAAAACGGGCTTGGTACTGTCAGCTTCACCACTCCTTCCTGATGAATATAGTGGTAGTGCGTCACCTTATTCCCAGGGGAGCACCACAGCCGCAGCCAGCAGTATAAGTAGCATGATGGGAGGTGTTGTTGGGGGAGATGCTCCTTGGAAACTCTTCAACGAAGGCTCTTCTTTGGTTGAAGAAGGCGTCGTTGTATTTGTCACACATCAGACTGCTTTGGTG GTACGACTAAGTCCTACATTGCAAGTTTATGCCCAACTTTCTAGGCCAGATGGAATTCGGGAGGGTTCCATACCATATACCGCATGGAAATACCTGGCACAAACATGTAGTTCTGCTG AAAATACGTCGGCTGATGCTGTTGAAAGAGTATCGTTGCTTGCAATTGCCTGGGAAAGGAAGGTTCAGGTTGCGAAATTGataaaatctgaattaaaagtATATGGAAAATGGTCTCTTGACAGTGCAGCCATAGGTCTGGCATGGTTGGATGATCAG ATGCTGGTAGTTCTCACTTCGACTGGACAAATGTATCTATGTGCCAAGGATGGAACTGTGATTCACCAAACAAGCTTTGGTGTAGACGGTATTGGAGGCGATGATCTGATTTCTTATCATACTCACTTCATCAATATATTTGGAAACCCTGAGAAAGATTATCATAACTCTGTCGCTGTAAGAGGAGCTTCTATTTACATACTTGGTCCGATGCATCTTGTTGTTTCCCGTCTTCTTCCCTGGAAAGAACGTATTCTAGTTTTGCGGAAAGCGGGTGACTGGATGGGTGCCTTGAACATGGCAATGACTCTTTATGATGGCCATGCTCATGGGGTTGTTGACCTTCCTAGAACCTTGGACGCGGTTCATGAGGCCATAATGCCCTTCTTGTTGGAGTTGCTTACATCATATGTTGATGAAGTATTCTCCTATATTTCAGTAGCCTTCTGCAATCAAATTGGAAAACTGGATGAATCGAGTGATTCAAGTAGCAGAAGTAATTCGGTGCATTCTGAGATAAAGGAGCAATACACACGTGTTGGTGGAGTTGCTGTTGAATTCTGTTGTCATATCAAACGGACAGACATCCTTTTTGATAAAATTTTCTCGAAGTTTGTGGATGTTAATGTTCAACAGAGAG AAACATTTTTGGAGCTTCTGGAGCCATATATTTTGAAGGACATGCTTGGATCTCTACCACCGGAG ATTATGCAAGAACTGGTAGAGCATTATAGTGCTAAAGGGTGGTTACAACGGGTTGAGCAATGTGTACTTCACATGGATATTTCATCATTGGATTTTAATCAG GTGGTCAGATTATGCCGGGAGCATGGCCTGTATAGCGCCCTGGTGTATCTCTTTAATAAAGGACTAAATGACTATAGGGCACCTCTGGAGGAGCTCTTTGAAGTATTACAAAATAGCCAAAAGGATAGTGCTGTCGCACTTGG GTATAGAATGCTGGTTTACCTCAAGTACTGTTTTACAGGTCTTGCTTTTCCACCAG GCCGTGGAACTATTCCTCCTACACGCTTGCAATCTCTTAGAAAGGAACTTGTAGAGTTTTTGTTAGAAGACTCTAATGCTTCGAAATCACAGGCAAAATCAAACTTAGTTGCAAAACAACCCTGTCTGAATGTATATCTTCTCTTAGAGTTGGACACTGAAGCTACATTAGATGTCCTTAGATGTGCgtttgatgaagatgaaatTTCAATTACTGCTTCATCTTCACTGAACTCGGTTGATCAATCCattgaagaagcaaaagaagaaaatggTGTTACTGAACATCAAAGTACTTTGGTTCAGAACACAGTAGATGCTCTTGTTAAATTAATTGATATGAAATCTGTTTCACCAGACACGACCTCTAGCAGTGGTGATGATGGGTTGATAAAAGAGTGGCCATTGAAGGACATGGGTTATCTGTTTGAGTTCATTGCCTATTATGTCGCTCTCCAAAGAGCCAAAATCTCAAAGAATGTACTGTGTCAAATATTTGAATATTTGACATCAGAGCAGTACTCTGCAACAAATGTCTTGGTTCATGGTTCAACTCCAAAAAATAGAGAGAAACAAGTGCTTGCACTTTTGGAAATACTGCCTGATTCAGACTGGGATGCATCATATGTACTAGAACTTTGTGAGAGAGCTCAATATCACCAA GTTTGTGGATTTATTCATTCCATTAGACATGAGTATGTGGCTGCACTGGATAGTTACATGAAAGATTTTAATGAGCCTGTTCATGCTTTCTCCTTTATCAACACAATGCTCTCACGGTTGACTAACAAAGACCATGCTACTATTCGATCAGACATCATATCTCGAATTCCTGAGTTGGTTGAACTAAGCAG GCAGGGCACATTTCATATGGTTATCAGTCATTTTAGTGATGAAAATTCTCGTATCATCACTGAACTTCACTCTCATCCAAGAAGTCTGTTCCTTTATTTAAAGACACTCATTGAGCTTCACTTGTTTGGTACCCTAGACTTGTCTAATTTGAGAAAGGGTAATCTTTCTAATGAAAAGCCAGTTAAGGATGACTCACAAGTACTAAGTGATTATATAGAAAATATATCTAATTTCCCCAAATACATTCGTGAAAATCCTATCCATGTACCTGATGATCTGATTGAGCTTTACCTAGAG TTACTATGCCAGTATGAAGGTGGTTCAGTTCTCAAGTTTCTTGAAAAGTTTGATAGCTATCGCGTGGAGCATTGTTTACGCCTATGTCAACAATATGGCATTATAGATGCTGCTGCATTCTTACTAGAAAGAGTTGGTGATGTGGGTAGCGCTCTTGTACTTACACTCTCTGATTTGAATGATAAGTTTGTTGAAGTTGATGATGCTGTGGAAGCTGTAGTCTCAAAACGTTCCTTACGTGGTTCTTCCCATACAGAAGTTTTCAACGCTGTCTTAAGAATGAAAGAG GTAAATGACATGCTCAATTTACTACGTGCCTGTATTGGTCTGTGTCAGCGGAACACCCCTCGACTAAATCCTGAGGAGGCAGAAGCTCATTGGTTTAAACTACTTGACTC ATTTTGTGAGCCATTTATGGATTCAAATGTTGAAGAGAGAGCATATGAAAGAAAACATTATTTTGGGATGCTAGATGGACCAGAAAATTCACAACCGGATAATGAAAGCTATAAGAGCAGATGGAAAATATCTGTGTCTCGTAATGGTCATATAATGAGAAAACTGCTAAGCCAGTTTATCAAAGAAATTGTTGAGGGAATGATCGGTTTTGTTCACCTTCCAACTATCATGTCTAAACTGCTTTCTGATAATGGAACTCAAGAATTTGGGGATTTCAAATTTACCATATTGGGCATGCTGGGAATATACGGCTTCGAAAGAAGAATTCTG GATGCCGCGAAATCCTTGATAGAGGATGATACATTTTATACTATGAGTTTACTCAAGAAAGGGGCCTCTCACGGATATGCTCCGAGGACTATACTGTGCTGTATTTGCAATGGCCTGCTTACGAAGAACTCCACTAGCTCTGGAATTCGAATTTTCAACTGTGGTCATGCAAGTCATCTACACTGCGAAGGTTTAGAAATCGAGTCATCAAGAAAAGGATCTACATCTGGATGCCCGGTATGCATGCCTAGCCAGAAACCCCAGCAATCTAGAAACAAATCAGCCATCGTTGACAATGGCTTGATCAGCAGATTCTCTACAAGACGCCAACCCCCACATGGAAGCCCCATTCCACCACATGAAAATGATTTAGCAGAGAATTCTTATGGACATCAACAGATATCACGG TTTGAGATCTTGAACAGCTTGCAGAAAAATGAGAGATTTATTCAGATAGAAAACTTGCCTCAATTGAGGCTTGCCCCACCTGCTGTATACCATGAAAAGGTAAATAAGGTGATAGATTTTCATGCTGGGGAAAGTAGCAGTAGTAGTTCTGCAGTTTTGGAGAAACAAAGTAGAAACAACAAGCAAAACCGGGAGCTAAGAGTTAAGGGTTCATCAATCAGATTTCCCTTAAAATCAACTATATTTG GCAAGGAGAAGAATAATAAGAGgtga
- the LOC130960434 gene encoding granule-bound starch synthase 1, chloroplastic/amyloplastic produces the protein MATMMTASSNLVSRSSSYVSHGPIFSCESKVSPMELKHTNNHNGLRVLNQVDEILNRTQIKVSAAKSKRKGLQSKRGKPKGVIICGMTLIFVGTEVAPWSKTGGLGDVIGGLPPALAANGHRVMTIAPRYDQYKDAWDTSIQVEVKVGDRTEKVRFFHCYKRGVDRVFVDHPTFLEKVWGKSGTKLYGPYAGEDYQDNELRFSLFCQAALEAPRILNLKSNKYFSGPYGEDVIFIANDWHTALLACYLKSMYQSRGIYKNAKVIFCIHNIAYQGRFAFEDFSLLNLPDQFKSSFDFIDGHVKPVIGRKINWMKAAIIESWMVLTVSPYYAKELVSGPDKGVELDNILRRTGIIGIVNGMDVQEWNPSTDKYIAVRYDTSTVLEAKYILKEALQAEVGLPIDRNIPLIGFIGRLEEQKGSDILVAAIPQLTEENVQIVALGTGKKQMEKQLQQLETSYPDKARGVAKFNVPLAHMIIAGADFLLVPSRFEPCGLIQLQAMRYGTVPIVASTGGLVDTVQEGFTGFQMGPFNVECEAVDPSDVNAIAKTVKRALAVYGTGAFTEIIKNCMAQDLSWKGPAKKWEEVLLSLGVPGNEPGIDGEEIAPQAKENVAAP, from the exons ATGGCAACAATGATGACTGCTTCAAGCAACTTAGTCTCAAGAAGTTCATCATATGTTTCCCATGGACCAATTTTCTCATGTGAGTCTAAAGTGTCACCCATGGAACTAAAGCACACCAACAATCATAATGGACTAAGAGTCTTGAACCAAGTGGATGAGATTCTGAACAGAACCCAAATTAAAGTTAGTGCAGCAAAATCAAAGAGGAAGGGACTTCAAAGCAAGAGAGGTAAGCCTAAAGGTGTCATCATATGTGGAATGACTTTGATCTTTGTGGGAACTGAGGTTGCTCCTTGGAGCAAAACCGGCGGCTTAGGCGATGTAATCGGAGGTCTGCCACCAGCATTGGCA GCTAATGGACATCGAGTTATGACAATCGCGCCGCGATATGATCAGTACAAAGATGCATGGGATACAAGTATTCAAGTTGAG GTAAAAGTAGGAGACAGAACAGAAAAGGTTCGGTTCTTCCATTGCTATAAAAGAGGAGTTGATCGTGTCTTTGTCGATCACCCTACGTTTCTTGAGAAG GTTTGGGGCAAATCCGGAACCAAACTTTATGGACCTTATGCAGGGGAAGATTACCAAGACAATGAACTACGTTTTAGCTTGTTCTGCCAG GCAGCATTGGAAGCGCCGAGGATTCTGAATCTTAAGAGCAATAAATACTTTTCTGGGCCATATG GCGAAGATGTCATTTTTATTGCCAATGATTGGCACACGGCCCTTCTCGCTTGCTACCTGAAATCCATGTACCAATCAAGAGGCATCTATAAGAATGCAAAA GTCATTTTTTGTATCCACAACATTGCTTACCAAGGAAGATTCGCATTCGAAGACTTCTCGCTTCTCAATCTCCCTGACCAATTTAAAAGCTCATTTGACTTCATTGATGG ACATGTTAAACCAGTAATAGGAAGGAAAATTAATTGGATGAAAGCTGCAATCATAGAATCATGGATGGTGTTAACTGTTAGTCCATACTATGCTAAAGAACTAGTCTCAGGTCCTGACAAAGGAGTTGAATTGGACAACATCCTTCGCCGAACCGGCATCATTGGAATTGTCAACGGCATGGATGTGCAGGAGTGGAATCCGTCAACCGACAAATATATTGCTGTCCGATACGACACTTCAACG GTGTTGGAAgcaaaatatattttgaaagaaGCTCTCCAAGCTGAAGTTGGATTGCCAATAGATAGAAATATTCCTCTCATTGGATTCATTGGTAGGCTTGAAGAACAAAAAGGTTCTGATATTCTTGTAGCTGCTATTCCCCAATTGACTGAGGAGAATGTTCAGATAGTAGCCCTT GGAACAGGAAAGAAACAAATGGAGAAACAGCTTCAACAACTTGAAACATCATACCCAGACAAGGCCAGAGGAGTTGCAAAATTCAATGTTCCTTTAGCTCATATGATCATTGCTGGTGCTGATTTTCTACTGGTTCCTAGCAGATTTGAGCCTTGTGGTCTTATTCAACTACAAGCTATGCGCTATGGAACT GTGCCTATTGTTGCCTCAACTGGTGGATTAGTTGACACAGTTCAAGAAGGTTTCACAGGATTTCAGATGGGTCCCTTCAATGTTGAG TGTGAAGCTGTGGATCCTTCGGATGTAAATGCAATTGCCAAAACCGTTAAAAGGGCTCTTGCGGTGTATGGGACTGGAGCTTTTACAGAAATTATCAAGAATTGCATGGCTCAAGATCTTTCATGGAAG GGTCCTGCTAAGAAGTGGGAGGAAGTACTTTTAAGTTTGGGAGTTCCTGGCAATGAACCTGGAATTGATGGAGAAGAAATTGCTCCACAAGCAAAGGAGAATGTTGCAGCTCCATAA
- the LOC130961898 gene encoding uncharacterized protein LOC130961898: MGNCVFKGLQNGVLEDMMVKVVTSNGGIMELYSPITVECITNEFPGHGIFRRYHNIISEPLSNSEELHGGQIYYLLPLNPTLLSSSSKRVPITETNNPNITPYRMSTCEKNTNPNPNNNKNTSWEPHEVLPRYNNTGVWKVKLVISPEKLSEILAQDSRTEALIESVRTVAKCGSGVAPSSSMTNSDQWSVCSSSCKGSTFGVDS; the protein is encoded by the coding sequence atggggAATTGTGTGTTCAAAGGGTTGCAAAATGGTGTATTGGAGGACATGATGGTGAAAGTAGTGACCTCAAATGGTGGAATCATGGAGCTATACTCTCCCATCACAGTTGAATGCATAACAAACGAGTTTCCGGGCCATGGCATTTTTCGCAGGTATCATAACATAATATCAGAGCCTCTATCAAACAGCGAAGAACTCCATGGCGGCCAAATCTACTACCTCCTACCTCTAAACCCAACATTATTATCTTCATCAAGCAAAAGGGTACCTATAACCGAAACCAATAATCCCAACATAACACCATATAGAATGTCCACGTGTGAAAAGAAcacaaaccctaaccctaacaataacaagaacacaTCGTGGGAACCTCATGAGGTTCTTCCTAGGTACAACAATACGGGGGTGTGGAAGGTGAAGCTTGTAATAAGCCCCGAGAAGCTGTCGGAGATTCTTGCACAAGATTCTAGGACCGAGGCGTTGATAGAGAGTGTGAGGACGGTGGCGAAGTGCGGCAGCGGCGTTGCGCCGTCGTCGTCGATGACCAACTCCGATCAATGGAGCGTGTGTAGTAGCAGTTGTAAAGGTTCTACGTTTGGTGTGGATAGTTAA